The nucleotide sequence CGGAAAGTCAAATGCGCTCCCCCGTCATTCAAGAAAGTGAAGAAATATAGATCATTCACGCTTAAACAGGCGGGATATAATCTTTTCGAGGACAACCGTATCCGTATCGGGAAGAAGGTCTATAAATACTCGAAGTCAAGGGAGATAGAAGGGAAGATAAAGACGGTAACCATAAAGAGAGATACAATAGGTGATTTGTATATATGCGTTATCACTGATTTCAAAGATGATTGCCCTGTCCGCTTGTCCCCGAATAATGGGGGCGTCGCGTCCGGTAAAATGGCGGGGGCGGACTTCGGGCTGAAAACATTCCTCACTCTTTCCGATGGCACAAGGCATGAGTCGCCGGAGTTCTATAAGCAGTCACGGAATGAAATGAAGAAGGCTTCCCGCGAACTGTCCAGTAAGAAAGACGGTTCAAATAACCGGAAGAAGGCTAAGCTTTCGCTAGCCCGTGTCCATCAGAACATATCGAACAGGCGAAAAGACCATCACTACAAACTTGCGCTCGAACTCTGCCGGAAATATGACGTAATCTATTTTGAGGACTTGAATTTGAAGGGAATGAAAGCACTCTGGGGAAGGAAAGTGTCGGACTTCGGTTTCTATTCGTTTCTCAAGATACTGGAGCATATCGCCGGAAAGTACGGAACTGAAATACGGTACATCGGACGGTTTGAACCGTCCTCGAAAACCTGTTCTGTATGCGGATACATCTATGAGGGTATGACGCTTAGGGAAAGGGAATGGGAATGCCCGGAGTGCGGTACGTTGCATGATAGAGACCTGAACGCTGCAAATAATATTCTTAAGGTAGGGGCATCTACCTTTCGGGGAGAGGACGTAAGACCCGCGCAAGCGGGCTGACCTCGACGATCCGAGAATCTCCGTGGCTTTAGCATGGAGAGTATGTCAACCCAGCGAATTTTCCCAATTCGTCTGAAGATAAGGGAGGAATTGATGGATAACAACGAAATATACGACTTTAAAAAAGATGTCACTATCATTGCTATATCTCATAATTTAACTGCGCTTGAATTACGCATATACAATACGTTAGTAATGTACGCTCAAAAATCCTCTAATAATTCGGATAGCTACAATCAGAAATTTTCAATACCTTTAAGAACACTGATGGATATGTCATACTATAAATCCAAAAATTACAGATATTTTCTAAAATCATTGGAAGCAATTAAAAAGACGGAGGTCAAGATTGACCTTTTGAATGATAAATTAAAAGGAAATTATTTATCTGCATATTTATGCTCACAAATATCCTTTTATGAAGATCAGCCGGGTTTAGTCTTTTACGAGTTTTCAAGTGATATTGTAAAGCTTGTCCTGGATCCGAAGAAGTATGCACCTTTACAGCTGATGATAACTAATCAGCTTGAAAGTAAATTTTCTATGATACTTTACGGCTTGATCCAGTTTTACCGTAAGGTTGAAATTCCTGAAATGGATATCATGAAATTTCGGGAATTATTCGGGATTTTGAATAAATACGAATCTCCGGCACATATAATGAATGAGGTACTTAAACCTGCGGTCAATGAAATCAATCATTCCCCGCAAATTCCTTATATCGTTACTTTTAAATTTTTACCCGAGGGAGCAAAGATTAAGAAAAGT is from Brevinematales bacterium and encodes:
- a CDS encoding transposase gives rise to the protein MKAFVFKLYRSKNNKTLHQTVNIAGIIYNYCIAVHKKYYGVFGKSLSANRLKVHLTKLKKRTEYEYWKKVGSQAIQDIVERIDRAYSLFFSNLKRKVKCAPPSFKKVKKYRSFTLKQAGYNLFEDNRIRIGKKVYKYSKSREIEGKIKTVTIKRDTIGDLYICVITDFKDDCPVRLSPNNGGVASGKMAGADFGLKTFLTLSDGTRHESPEFYKQSRNEMKKASRELSSKKDGSNNRKKAKLSLARVHQNISNRRKDHHYKLALELCRKYDVIYFEDLNLKGMKALWGRKVSDFGFYSFLKILEHIAGKYGTEIRYIGRFEPSSKTCSVCGYIYEGMTLREREWECPECGTLHDRDLNAANNILKVGASTFRGEDVRPAQAG
- a CDS encoding replication initiation protein, with protein sequence MDNNEIYDFKKDVTIIAISHNLTALELRIYNTLVMYAQKSSNNSDSYNQKFSIPLRTLMDMSYYKSKNYRYFLKSLEAIKKTEVKIDLLNDKLKGNYLSAYLCSQISFYEDQPGLVFYEFSSDIVKLVLDPKKYAPLQLMITNQLESKFSMILYGLIQFYRKVEIPEMDIMKFRELFGILNKYESPAHIMNEVLKPAVNEINHSPQIPYIVTFKFLPEGAKIKKSIKFRFSAKNIAIGESSILDKDIVLPSRIFDLIPSAYRGLYEIIEMLQRYIELNGAEYVVSNMVYTNEKNPKKNYIAYLTKALESDYAAGDRAKNADFERIRREKEEQEKAVKARLEKEALEKMERRENRRKSLEAYFNDLPDEKKEGIKETAIIRLESMKFKEEADIIRSGKMPDSDLVSALWDTEFFNAIENTMKGEYIAD